In the Plectropomus leopardus isolate mb unplaced genomic scaffold, YSFRI_Pleo_2.0 unplaced_scaffold17646, whole genome shotgun sequence genome, one interval contains:
- the LOC121964889 gene encoding aldehyde dehydrogenase family 16 member A1-like — MAGSTNKTVRDIFESMESGPAASSSTDTAQAWLDHHSRSLGLFIDGQFVRPDGRQSRSLTDSKGGNVCSTVCAVDDDVSQCASSAVNGFKAWSGLSCHQRAKVLLRGDQHIAKMGSGLYQQSL, encoded by the exons ATGGCCGGAAGCACCAACAAGACTGTGCGCGATATCTTTGAGAGCATGGAGTCCGGACCAGCAGCTTCCTCCAGCACCGACACCGCTCAG gcCTGGCTGGATCATCACTCCCGTTCTTTGGGTCTGTTCATCGATGGACAGTTTGTCCGTCCAGACGGCCGACAGAGTCGCTCCCTGACTGACTCTAAAG GTGGGAACGTGTGCAGCACAGTGTGCGCTGTGGACGACGACGTCTCGCAGTGCGCCTCCTCTGCTGTTAACGGCTTCAAGGCGTGGAGCGGCCTCAGCTGCCACCAGAGGGCCAAAGTGCTGCTCAG AGGTGACCAGCACATAGCCAAGATGGGATCTGGTCTTTACCAACAGTCCTTATGA